The following coding sequences lie in one Miscanthus floridulus cultivar M001 chromosome 9, ASM1932011v1, whole genome shotgun sequence genomic window:
- the LOC136481973 gene encoding disease resistance protein Pik-2-like, producing the protein MAELAVGLAKSVVEGTLSKAQAAIAEEAKLRDSAQRDLVFITGEFQMMQSFLKVANTELVENPVVMTWVRQIRELAYDVEDCIEFVVHLDKKSSWWWRMIPGCISTSLPLYEAVDEIEQLKARVEDVSTRNARYSLISDTGSKPVVVQQQQPPPATAAVSMLIGTGKRQQQGDLNQLLADDKIRVISVWGTGGDLGVTSIIWKAYNDQEIRQKFTCRAWVKLMHPFDPDVFVRCLMVQFYANAGKEQKGELIGVDVLKRTSEATQSNYLDEFVRRVSNDRCLVVLEGLSSMGDWDAITKFFPSRKNRSCIIVSTQQQSEVASLSVGHPYHVLELNQFSVDHTIYAFYKQISQGAEGAQTTTDKIKEAQDWMTEHHPLIGRDSEMIHLRQYTSKARFEGFHVMSVWGIAGVGKSALLKFLFCDTILRDKQLKKTQFEKYAWVDVSYPFNLRDFSRSLLLNFHSHKLQAHMDCDIDTVGSNNPIAECRGILERCKCLVVIDGLQSVKEWDMIQAELVSGSSQNCIIIITTEAGVARGCRGNKGELVFNVKGLQADAAFELFKKELSRKYELPAITGNEAAELGELISKCGGLPKVIVDIARSLATKSAGRMEGARSINGNFMNDLENNRVFDTLHGLFTWMHNYFRTCPDSLKPCIFYLSIFPREHVVRRRRLVRRWIAEGYSRDNDEESAEHNGEKQFSELLDLSIVQQSQENTAVADMRMVLCQVNGFIREYIVERRMEENLVFELGCNCTLTTQRTGRHLVILKDWDRDSIVFKSIDFSRLRSLTVFGSWKSFFISESMKLLRVLDLEDASGRVEHQDLENMVKWLCRLKFLSLRGRREIHRLPSSVHHLRQLQSLDVRHTSIVTLPENIRKLEKLQYIRAGTTDVPVSAPPPHISSSWFCKPGVLVGVEVPRGIGNLTMLHTLGVVDVAASGSKTFVKDLKKLTQLRKLGVCGINKKNSKDFFSAIKDHVHLESLTVLINKNNNQGCCFKKDHNQGCLELEDMISLPCKNLKSLKLHGLEESLPKWGSNQLRKLAKLDLEMNTLTGIDVKFLGKLPQLSILRVKQLQDRELSFRVVVNNVEDDSYRNVKVLQIACGHGFQYRPKSPDIFNISSLSLQQPTRDFWIKHNGET; encoded by the exons ATGGCGGAGCTTGCTGTTGGTTTAGCCAAATCGGTGGTCGAGGGGACACTGAGCAAGGCCCAGGCGGCGATCGCGGAGGAGGCGAAGCTGCGTGACAGCGCGCAGCGTGACCTTGTGTTCATCACCGGGGAGTTCCAAATGATGCAGTCCTTCCTGAAGGTGGCCAACACGGAGCTTGTGGAGAACCCGGTGGTGATGACATGGGTGAGGCAGATCCGCGAACTGGCCTACGACGTCGAAGATTGCATCGAGTTCGTCGTCCACCTCGACAAGAAGAGCAGCTGGTGGTGGCGAATGATCCCCGGGTGCATATCAACGTCGCTGCCGCTGTATGAGGCAGTGGACGAGATTGAGCAGCTCAAGGCGAGGGTGGAGGACGTGAGCACCAGGAACGCCCGCTACAGCCTCATCAGCGACACCGGTTCTAAGCCCGTCGtcgtgcagcagcagcagccgccgcccgcAACAGCAGCGGTCAGCATGCTCATCGGTACCGGGAAAAGGCAGCAGCAAGGGGATCTCAACCAGCTGCTCGCCGATGACAAGATCCGTGTGATCTCTGTGTGGGGTACTGGTGGCGATCTTGGTGTCACTTCCATCATCTGGAAGGCATACAATGATCAAGAAATCCGCCAGAAATTCACCTGCCGTGCTTGGGTGAAGCTCATGCATCCTTTTGATCCCGATGTGTTCGTCCGGTGCTTGATGGTTCAGTTCTATGCAAACGCGGGCAAGGAACAAAAAGGAGAACTCATAGGCGTAGATGTCCTGAAGAGGACGTCGGAAGCCACCCAAAGCAATTACCTCGACGAGTTTGTGCGGCGAGTCAGCAACGACAGGTGCCTCGTTGTCTTGGAAGGCCTGTCCAGCATGGGAGACTGGGATGCTATCACCAAGTTTTTTCCTTCAAGGAAGAATCGCAGTTGCATCATCGTCTCCACGCAGCAGCAATCCGAAGTTGCAAGCTTGTCCGTCGGACATCCTTACCATGTATTGGAACTTAACCAGTTTTCGGTCGACCACACCATTTACGCCTTCTACAAACAG ATATCTCAAGGAGCGGAAGGTGCGCAGACGACCACTGATAAAATTAAAGAAGCCCAGGATTGGATGACGGAGCATCATCCCCTCATTGGACGCGATTCAGAAATGATTCATCTCCGCCAATATACATCGAAGGCACGTTTTGAAGGGTTCCATGTTATGTCCGTGTGGGGCATAGCTGGTGTTGGGAAATCTGCTCTCCTCAAATTTTTGTTCTGCGACACAATTCTTCGTGATAAGCAACTCAAGAAGACCCAATTTGAAAAGTATGCTTGGGTGGATGTATCCTATCCGTTCAATTTGAGGGATTTCTCTCGGAGTTTACTTTTGAATTTTCACTCCCATAAGCTTCAAGCCCACATGGACTGTGATATTGATACAGTGGGAAGCAATAACCCCATCGCAGAGTGTCGTGGGATTCTGGAGCGGTGCAAGTGCCTCGTCGTCATTGATGGCCTGCAGTCCGTGAAAGAATGGGACATGATACAAGCTGAATTGGTATCTGGGTCTTCTCAAAACTGTATCATCATCATTACCACTGAAGCTGGTGTCGCCAGAGGTTGCCGGGGAAATAAGGGAGAGCTCGTGTTTAATGTCAAAGGTCTACAAGCTGATGCAGCCTTTGAACTCTTCAAAAAGGAG TTGTCTAGAAAGTATGAATTACCTGCTATAACTGGCAATGAAGCTGCGGAGCTAGGAGAACTAATATCGAAGTGTGGTGGACTGCCCAAAGTAATAGTTGATATAGCCAGATCATTGGCCACCAAGTCAGCTGGACGGATGGAAGGTGCACGTTCTATCAATGGTAATTTCATGAATGACCTCGAAAACAACCGAGTGTTTGATACTCTACATGGTCTGTTTACCTGGATGCATAATTACTTCCGTACTTGTCCCGATTCCCTCAAACCATGTATCTTCTACCTGTCGATTttccctcgagagcacgtcgtcCGTCGAAGGAGACTAGTGAGGCGGTGGATCGCAGAGGGATACTCAAGGGATAACGATGAAGAATCTGCAGAGCACAATGGGGAGAAGCAGTTCTCTGAACTGCTTGATCTGAGCATAGTCCAACAGTCACAAGAAAATACTGCAGTAGCGGACATGAGGATGGTCTTGTGCCAAGTGAATGGCTTTATTCGTGAGTACATTGTCGAACGGAGAATGGAAGAGAACCTTGTCTTTGAACTCGGCTGTAATTGCACCCTAACCACCCAACGGACCGGGCGTCATCTTGTCATATTGAAAGATTGGGACAGAGACAGTATTGTGTTCAAGAGCATTGACTTCTCGCGGTTACGGTCGCTTACAGTATTTGGCAGCTGGAAATCATTCTTCATTTCTGAAAGCATGAAACTGCTGAGGGTGCTTGATCTGGAGGATGCATCCGGCCGTGTTGAGCACCAAGATCTAGAGAATATGGTGAAATGGCTGTGTCGCCTAAAGTTCCTCTCACTGCGAGGACGGCGTGAGATCCACCGTCTACCAAGTTCAGTGCATCATCTGAGACAGCTCCAGAGTTTGGATGTCCGACACACCTCCATAGTTACCCTGCCAGAGAATATCAGAAAGTTAGAGAAGCTGCAGTATATACGGGCCGGCACCACTGATGTACCGGTTTCAGCACCACCACCACATATTTCATCCAGCTGGTTCTGCAAACCTGGTGTCCTAGTCGGTGTTGAGGTTCCTAGAGGGATTGGAAACCTGACGATGTTGCACACACTTGGTGTCGTCGATGTTGCTGCTTCAGGGTCAAAGACCTTTGTGAAAGATCTCAAGAAGCTGACCCAACTTCGGAAGCTTGGAGTGTGTGGCATCAACAAAAAGAACAGTAAAGATTTTTTCTCTGCAATCAAGGATCATGTGCATCTGGAGTCCTTGACAGTGCTGATCAACAAGAACAATAATCAGGGTTGTTGCTTCAAAAAAGACCATAATCAAGGTTGCTTGGAGTTGGAGGACATGATTTCTCTGCCATGCAAGAACCTAAAGAGCCTTAAGCTGCACGGGCTTGAAGAATCATTGCCAAAATGGGGGAGCAACCAGCTTAGGAAGCTCGCAAAGCTGGATTTAGAGATGAACACTTTAACAGGAATCGACGTGAAGTTCCTTGGCAAGCTACCACAACTATCTATTCTTCGTGTCAAGCAGCTCCAAGATAGAGAGCTCAGTTTTCGCGTTGTTGTGAATAATGTGGAGGACGATTCTTATCGAAACGTCAAGGTCCTCCAGATTGCTTGTGGTCATGGGTTCCAATATCGAccgaaatctcctgatattttCAATATATCCTCTTTATCC CTCCAGCAACCTACACGTGACTTTTGGATCAAGCACAATGGAGAAACTTGA